The Marasmius oreades isolate 03SP1 chromosome 2, whole genome shotgun sequence genomic sequence TGCCTTCGTGACCATACAGATGGACTGCCAGAAGAGTGTCAGTCTCTCCGGAAGGCGACATTCGAATGCAAACGTGGAATGGTGTGTGTACCCGCCTCTTTCATACATCTCGTTATTCATTCCATAATCACTGCAAGCTCGACATGAGGAAGCGATTCAGAGGAAACATAATTGGGTCACAATCTGTACATTACGAAGAGGATTCCGATAACCGCTCTGTTCAACCGCGACAATCGTAAAACTTGCCACAACATCGCGCTTTTACATTTGTAGAACTATACTATCAAACGTACCAAATCAGCTAGCCGTCGTGCACGATGACAGAAGCATGTTCAAGCATGGCTGATCCGCGTCCGAATACATCGTTTGATCATAGGGAAGCGGTGTGCAGTATAGATACGCCAAGTCTGTTGCTAGCTCAGCTGTA encodes the following:
- a CDS encoding uncharacterized protein (BUSCO:EOG09265I72), with amino-acid sequence MSSSCQGLLAALKDCLMHSDCVMKKGLLPSECLRDHTDGLPEECQSLRKATFECKRGMLDMRKRFRGNIIGSQSVHYEEDSDNRSVQPRQS